The Anomalospiza imberbis isolate Cuckoo-Finch-1a 21T00152 chromosome 2, ASM3175350v1, whole genome shotgun sequence nucleotide sequence TCTTCAGTGGTCGGGAGACACAATGTTCACATTCCCACTTCCTCCCAGCAATGTCCCCAACTGGGCCAGCCCAGTTGTCATTTATGTGATTCATGTATATTGTGCTGGAAAATGGGTTTGATCTCAGCTTGCTGCCAGCCTGCTCTTGTCCTCAGTCTCTTGATGGCAGTGGGTGGGGGCATTCTGCCAACCTGTGCTTAAGGAACAGCCAGCCATCAGCTGCAGAGCGTGGCCATGGAGAGCATCATAAAAATGGAAGGGAATTCACTGCCACAGGGAAGCAGGGCCCTGTTTATATGAACTCTCTGTCCTGCTGAAGTTGAGTCCTTAGGATATGGCTTTAGGGTTCCTCCACAGTAAGTTTTAATATGAATGTGCAGTTACAATGCTAAGGTAACCTCCTGTATGGGAGACTTGGTGCTGTAAGACGTTCTGTCTGTCACAGCTTTACTGAGACATCCCAGGCAGCAACCCTGCCCTCACTTCTCCAAAACAACATTCATCTTTTGCAGAAGATGCTATTATTGTAAACACAAAAATGTATCCCTTTTTTAGGATTCAGTGACACTGCCTGCTTTTTACTGCTCTGTTTCACATTGCattgtaaaataaaaacttcCTAAGACTTTAAATGTGAGCTGAGGCACCTGCCTCATGTCTGTGTGCCCCAGCATTTAGAGTGGGACAGATGTCCCAGGAAAAGCTGAATTGCTATGTCAAAGTGTTGAGCCCCTCTGGTTTACCTTGTCTTCACAGTCTTTCAGCGTTGAGCTTTTTGAGCTCTTACACTTGTTGCATAttcattttctgtaattaaGAACCCCTTGAAATTGTGTACCTTTACAACAATAATGCATACAGTGTGTATGGCCAAAGTGCAAATAGTTTCCGAGGAGGTTAAATCACAATTTTTccaatattaatattaatgagGCTGACCATTTGCATTTGCAGTAAATCCCCTTGTAGCATCAATGTCCTTTGAGGATTTTTCTGCAGATAAATGAAGCattcccctccttccctcacTACACCTGCTAACAGTGTCACTCAGTGCAGCAATAGATCAACAGTTCCTGCTAATCTGTGAAAAGGCAGAGCTTAGAACAAGTGCTTTTTGACATAATTAAAGCTACACTGCCTACCACTATTCCTGGAAGAAGTACTAGCAGAGTTTCATTAGAACAAGTAAATACAAATAGAGTTCAGCCTGAACAGTTGTCTTTGTTACAAACAAAGCCCATTAGTTAGCAAGGAGAATTTGAAGCAGGGCTGAATTCACACTGATCTCAAAGCCTTCtcatatttaatttataaactGATGATTAATTCAGTGATTAGCTAATTCACTTGCAGTGATTAATTTAATTCATGTCTTCAGGCTAAtgtttaagaaagaaaaaaaccctagcTCTGATAGATGCACATCAATGTCCTTGTGATTAAAAAATGATAATATAATGCCCcggagaaaaaaggagaaaagaaagatcAAGTGAGTCGGTAGCATGATCTGTTGTAAGTTCTTGCCTAAGCTGTAGCCATAATTTTTAGCTGTGATGTTTAAATGTGTCAGTTACTCTAATGATCAATGGTTTGAAATCTGAATCTAAGGATCCTTCACTGTAGCTTTCCACTGTGTATTTTGAGAATGGCGTTTCTTTAGAGCAgtcctccagctctgccttttTCTCACTTGTTtggccagctgcctgcccaCTCCCCTCCCTTTCAGCAGCATCTTTCTCATGCCTCACCAAAGTCTTTGATGAGAGTGCTTTGTACTTCTTAAATCCAGgctgcttttctctgtttccAGCAGGATTTACCTCATCTTTTGACACAACATGTAATGATGAGAATGATTTGGGGGATTTCTCTCTATTAGACAAACTGGTATCTTTTGGGACAGCACTGCTTTTACAGTTTAGGCCATTGCTTGGTGATGGAGCTTGATAGCTTCTGGAATCACCCACAGGGCCTTCCTCTCCTGAGCCATCattgctgtgcctctgtgaCTGAGCTGAAGAGCCTAGTGGgtatttctctcttctctcaggTTCACTCTTTTTTTCTGGACTACCAGTTTTACATGTTGGTTTTTCATCATGTGGTGGTGGCAAATGCTCCTTTTTGACTGTGGAATTATTTTCTTGAGGCTTCATGGGCAAATTTAAGCATGGGGACTGGCACATCCCAGAAGCTGGATCTTTGCTTTTATCTTTTTCAGCATTTGCATCAGGCTTTGTAAATCTTTCAGATATAGTTTGTGGTTTTTCTCctctgggaatatttttttcaggcttCAATAATTGACATGAAGGAGGTAACGGATGGTTACCACAACCTTGGTATTTATCTTTCTCTTTTGCAGCCTTTTCTTCAGGTGACCTGGTGTCCTCTCCTGCTGGTATCTTTTGCTTCCTCTCTTCTGAAGTGCTTTTTTCTTGAGACTTTAGCACTTCACTTAAAGAAGGCAGCTTCTCAGAATCTGGATCTccattcttttcttttacagaatTAGTACCAGGCTTCTTAAAACCTGAAGAATCTgatgttttttgcttttgttctggAGTAATTTTTTCTTGAGGCTTAACCAACGTTTCTGGTGGTATTGATGGACACTTCCTGGAACTTGGAagtttgtctttcttttttgcaGTATTTGTATCAGGTGTCAGAAAATCTTCAGATCTCATTTGCTGTTTGTCTCCTGGAATATTTTCCTCATGCATTCCTGACTTTCTTGATGGAGGTAGCTGATGCTTCCCAGAAAAATGCTGCTCAATATGCTCTTTTACTGCTTCTGTTTCAGGTGATCCAGTGTCTTCTGCTGCTGGTGTCTTTTGCTTCCTCTCTCCTGAAGGGCTTCTGTCTTGACAATTTGGCACTTTGTTTGAAGCAGGTAACTGGAACTTCTCAGAGGTATGTTTAGTCTCTCTTTTGTCTGGCTTAGTTTCAGGCTTTACGAGGTCACCTGGTGACATCTGTTTCTGTGTCTCTAGAGTGGTATTGTCCTCATCAGCCATCTTATTGTCCTGACTTCTTGTATGTCTTGGTGGCATTGAATAATTGTTGAAGTCTGACTTGATGTTTTCTAGTCCTTCACTGTCATTTGTGTGTTTCATTGGCTCATCTGATGAGTCCAGGTGGTTTTTCCTATTATTGTAATCGATGTTTTCATCTCCTGTCACATCATGTTTGTGTTTCACAAAATCTCTCAGAGATGCTAGATTCTCCAAACTCTGTCCAGTATTTTTCACTCCTTGAATGTTGGTATCATGCTCTGATGAAGGTAACTGGGGTGTTTGAAGACTATGAGCATCATTCTCCTTGGAAGAGTTATTATCATGGTCCACAGTATAATTTGGTGTGAATACTGGTTCCTGCTCAAATTTATGCAAGgcatttctctcttctttctcctctgtcTCCATCTCACTTTCATGCTTCATGTCATCATCTGAGAAGAAGAGCTTATCCCTTGTGTGttcagatattttatttctactttttgCATCCTTCTTTTGGTCTGAGACCAATTCAGTTGAAGGAATTGGATTCTCTTCTAGCATACCACATCCTTGCTTTTTGGTATCATCTAATATTAGTGTTTGGCTCTTCTCCAAGGGTAATAGGGGATTTTCTGCTAGtatggttttattttcatgttttcctgGCTTTGTGTTTGAATGTGAAAGACAGTTTTCACGTCTCTGACATGTATTTGTCTCTTTGTCTGtagtgtttttgttttctgttgcaTGATCTGGGAATAGTGCTTGGTTCTTAAAATCACATATGGTTTTCTTCTCCCCCATTGTGTCATTCCCACCATTTGTCAACTCATCTGAAGGGGGGTGTGGATGCTTCTCACAGCCATGGCTGTCATGCTCATGTTCCACAGCACCAGCTCCCTGTCCCACCAGATCAAGAGGTGGAAGTGCCAGAGGATTTCCAAGAGTGTGATGGATACCTTGTCCTGCAATCCCACTCATCAATATTGGTAAAGAGGTTGACACAGGTGACTGCCATGCCTCAGAGTCAGGCCAGGGCATCTCATCTGCAGTGTCCCCTTCATGCTCAATGACAGATTCAGATGGCTTGTGGCAGGTCTCCAGGTCAGTGAAGGAACTCCTTTGCAGGGCTTGGTTGTTTAAGTGATTCATCACTTCATTTGATAACGATAATTTGTCCTTCCCAAAATCTTCTTCTGAAATAAAGGAACTGTGCTTCACAAGGTCACCTGGCAAAGGGCTTTGTGTTTTTTCCAAAGAAGTGGTATCCtcttctgctgcagcaccaggcttTAGCTCCAGGCTCTCATTTGAGGAGAGCGTAGGTTTGTTCTGATTTGCATCTGGAACTTGTATATCCCCATTGGAAACATCAAAGTTATTTTGTGAGCTAAAATTCATTTGAAGAGGCTGAAGCTGCATCgtttttaattcattttgcATTTGGCTGTTGGATGTCttattttcctcctctttaTTTGGGACATCACTATCATTTTTGCTAGAAGTAGAAGACATTTTGTCTTCACTGTGAAATGTTGCTTCTTTTTTGGCTTCCTTAGAACATTTACCTCTTAAATCCAGCGCTTCTATTGGTGCCTTTGTGCCAGAAGCTGGTATTAGAACAGTTAGCTGTTGATCATCCACTGAAGGCTCAACTTTACAAGATGCTGAAAATTTTGGAGAGTAAAATGGTGGTATGTTTTCCAGTGCTTTCTGCTCTGGAACACATTTTTGTCCTGCAAAGAAAGTGTCTTTTTCTGACTCTGTGAGCTCTGTGTCATCTTCATCTGAACCATATACATACAGAGATATTTCAGGAATCTGAATTTCAGGAATCAGGAATCTGAATCCTGGTTTAGTATCCTGAGGACTTTGTTCATGGGATCCTTCAGCTGCACTGGAGTCAGGTGAGTCAGAGGGTGGTCTGTCTTTCTTAACATGTTGCAAAGCATTGGTAATTCCCAATAGTGAAGTTGTGCCAGGCCCAGCTGGCATGTCACAATCTAGACTACATTCAGGTAAGGGGGGAATGCATTCTGCAAGAGCTTTGTTTTTATGAGTAGTTGAAGAGTTATTTAGATCAGGATGAAAGTTGGGTCCCTGTTTTGTGGAATCTGTTTTAGCCTCAGCACAGTCCTTTGCATATGACTTGGCCTCTGGTGCCAACAGTAACTCTTCTTTGTCCTCCCTGTCCTGTGCTGAATTTcccagggttttgttttctctgtggtCTCTGTTGGatccctccttttccttcagTAGTGTGCCATGACCAAAAGGCTGCTTTGTGGCATTATTTTTCGACCAGCTCCAAGGATGGTTAATTTTGGTAGCCATGCTGAATCTGGGCACTGGGACCATGGAGCACACTAAATTTTGGGACTCTGGACTCTTTATACCTGTGGCTGTCATTGCTGCCATGCGCAGCACTCTGACCTCAGGCTTACGAATAGCTTTTCTGCTGGGGAAGTTTTTAGTCTTTCTCTCACCTTTGTGCAAGAGCGATGCTTTCACCTCTGCAGCTGAGCAGAGAGTGCTTTGTTCAAACTTCTCCTTCAGTTTGGACAAGACTGAATTCTTGTTGACTATTTTTGGCAAACTGCTGTTTGCTCCCTTCTTTTCCCAGCTGGGAGACTTCTCCTTggcttctttttcttcagcagcTAAAAATTTCTTCAGGATGTTCTTCACTGTGTTTTTTCCAGTCACACTAGTCCACCTTGCCCTCTCGCTGGGTGCTGTGTCTGCATCCTCCTCCACTGCTTTTCCATCTGCCTTCCTGTCTCTATTTCTGTCCAGCTTGTTACCAGCCCTGCTCACCCACATCTTCTCTTTAATGACCAGTTTGCCgacttctcttctcttcttggTGTACGGCTCGCGATTGTTGTTTAAAAACCTGGACCGCAAGAGCTGAAATCTGGTTGGATACTGAACCCTGATTGGATCTGGACATGGCTGGTTAGAGCTCACCCGGTTTTCTTTACCTTCTGCCCATTTCATCCTCTTGTTACTGATCTGTGGATCGCCAGCTGCAAGCTCGGTGACGTATAGCAGCAGGCTGCTGAGAACAGCAAAGGCTCCTTGCTCTGTTGCCATCCTATTCAGCTTCTTCTTCAGCACCAGAGGGTCTATAAGCATCTTATTATCTCCACAGAAGTGTGTGCTTTTGGTGCTGTGCAAGAGAAAACATAAATGTCTTTTCAAGTTGTCAGCATTGTCACTACATTCTTACTTTGCTTTAATGGCATGCTGCTACgcatgaaatggaaaaaaaaaacacttaaatTTAGAACTTCTCAAGAGAGTTGATGTTAGTGGCCTGTTAAAAAGCATGCAAAGTGCTCAACAAGCTTCATGAGGCATGGTGTAGCAGGAGTGTCAGGGCTTCACATTGTCCCACACAGCATTGTCagatttcttctgtgttttgtgGGTAGTGGAAGCACTTCGTGAA carries:
- the LOC137468441 gene encoding uncharacterized protein isoform X2; translated protein: MDQTLNPCNITKSTHFCGDNKMLIDPLVLKKKLNRMATEQGAFAVLSSLLLYVTELAAGDPQISNKRMKWAEGKENRVSSNQPCPDPIRVQYPTRFQLLRSRFLNNNREPYTKKRREVGKLVIKEKMWVSRAGNKLDRNRDRKADGKAVEEDADTAPSERARWTSVTGKNTVKNILKKFLAAEEKEAKEKSPSWEKKGANSSLPKIVNKNSVLSKLKEKFEQSTLCSAAEVKASLLHKGERKTKNFPSRKAIRKPEVRVLRMAAMTATGIKSPESQNLVCSMVPVPRFSMATKINHPWSWSKNNATKQPFGHGTLLKEKEGSNRDHRENKTLGNSAQDREDKEELLLAPEAKSYAKDCAEAKTDSTKQGPNFHPDLNNSSTTHKNKALAECIPPLPECSLDCDMPAGPGTTSLLGITNALQHVKKDRPPSDSPDSSAAEGSHEQSPQDTKPGFRFLIPEIQIPEISLYVYGSDEDDTELTESEKDTFFAGQKCVPEQKALENIPPFYSPKFSASCKVEPSVDDQQLTVLIPASGTKAPIEALDLRGKCSKEAKKEATFHSEDKMSSTSSKNDSDVPNKEEENKTSNSQMQNELKTMQLQPLQMNFSSQNNFDVSNGDIQVPDANQNKPTLSSNESLELKPGAAAEEDTTSLEKTQSPLPGDLVKHSSFISEEDFGKDKLSLSNEVMNHLNNQALQRSSFTDLETCHKPSESVIEHEGDTADEMPWPDSEAWQSPVSTSLPILMSGIAGQGIHHTLGNPLALPPLDLVGQGAGAVEHEHDSHGCEKHPHPPSDELTNGGNDTMGEKKTICDFKNQALFPDHATENKNTTDKETNTCQRRENCLSHSNTKPGKHENKTILAENPLLPLEKSQTLILDDTKKQGCGMLEENPIPSTELVSDQKKDAKSRNKISEHTRDKLFFSDDDMKHESEMETEEKEERNALHKFEQEPVFTPNYTVDHDNNSSKENDAHSLQTPQLPSSEHDTNIQGVKNTGQSLENLASLRDFVKHKHDVTGDENIDYNNRKNHLDSSDEPMKHTNDSEGLENIKSDFNNYSMPPRHTRSQDNKMADEDNTTLETQKQMSPGDLVKPETKPDKRETKHTSEKFQLPASNKVPNCQDRSPSGERKQKTPAAEDTGSPETEAVKEHIEQHFSGKHQLPPSRKSGMHEENIPGDKQQMRSEDFLTPDTNTAKKKDKLPSSRKCPSIPPETLVKPQEKITPEQKQKTSDSSGFKKPGTNSVKEKNGDPDSEKLPSLSEVLKSQEKSTSEERKQKIPAGEDTRSPEEKAAKEKDKYQGCGNHPLPPSCQLLKPEKNIPRGEKPQTISERFTKPDANAEKDKSKDPASGMCQSPCLNLPMKPQENNSTVKKEHLPPPHDEKPTCKTGSPEKKSEPERREKYPLGSSAQSQRHSNDGSGEEGPVGDSRSYQAPSPSNGLNCKSSAVPKDTSLSNREKSPKSFSSLHVVSKDEVNPAGNREKQPGFKKYKALSSKTLVRHEKDAAEREGSGQAAGQTSEKKAELEDCSKETPFSKYTVESYSEGSLDSDFKPLIIRVTDTFKHHS
- the LOC137468441 gene encoding uncharacterized protein isoform X1 encodes the protein MDQTLNPCNMSCTKSTHFCGDNKMLIDPLVLKKKLNRMATEQGAFAVLSSLLLYVTELAAGDPQISNKRMKWAEGKENRVSSNQPCPDPIRVQYPTRFQLLRSRFLNNNREPYTKKRREVGKLVIKEKMWVSRAGNKLDRNRDRKADGKAVEEDADTAPSERARWTSVTGKNTVKNILKKFLAAEEKEAKEKSPSWEKKGANSSLPKIVNKNSVLSKLKEKFEQSTLCSAAEVKASLLHKGERKTKNFPSRKAIRKPEVRVLRMAAMTATGIKSPESQNLVCSMVPVPRFSMATKINHPWSWSKNNATKQPFGHGTLLKEKEGSNRDHRENKTLGNSAQDREDKEELLLAPEAKSYAKDCAEAKTDSTKQGPNFHPDLNNSSTTHKNKALAECIPPLPECSLDCDMPAGPGTTSLLGITNALQHVKKDRPPSDSPDSSAAEGSHEQSPQDTKPGFRFLIPEIQIPEISLYVYGSDEDDTELTESEKDTFFAGQKCVPEQKALENIPPFYSPKFSASCKVEPSVDDQQLTVLIPASGTKAPIEALDLRGKCSKEAKKEATFHSEDKMSSTSSKNDSDVPNKEEENKTSNSQMQNELKTMQLQPLQMNFSSQNNFDVSNGDIQVPDANQNKPTLSSNESLELKPGAAAEEDTTSLEKTQSPLPGDLVKHSSFISEEDFGKDKLSLSNEVMNHLNNQALQRSSFTDLETCHKPSESVIEHEGDTADEMPWPDSEAWQSPVSTSLPILMSGIAGQGIHHTLGNPLALPPLDLVGQGAGAVEHEHDSHGCEKHPHPPSDELTNGGNDTMGEKKTICDFKNQALFPDHATENKNTTDKETNTCQRRENCLSHSNTKPGKHENKTILAENPLLPLEKSQTLILDDTKKQGCGMLEENPIPSTELVSDQKKDAKSRNKISEHTRDKLFFSDDDMKHESEMETEEKEERNALHKFEQEPVFTPNYTVDHDNNSSKENDAHSLQTPQLPSSEHDTNIQGVKNTGQSLENLASLRDFVKHKHDVTGDENIDYNNRKNHLDSSDEPMKHTNDSEGLENIKSDFNNYSMPPRHTRSQDNKMADEDNTTLETQKQMSPGDLVKPETKPDKRETKHTSEKFQLPASNKVPNCQDRSPSGERKQKTPAAEDTGSPETEAVKEHIEQHFSGKHQLPPSRKSGMHEENIPGDKQQMRSEDFLTPDTNTAKKKDKLPSSRKCPSIPPETLVKPQEKITPEQKQKTSDSSGFKKPGTNSVKEKNGDPDSEKLPSLSEVLKSQEKSTSEERKQKIPAGEDTRSPEEKAAKEKDKYQGCGNHPLPPSCQLLKPEKNIPRGEKPQTISERFTKPDANAEKDKSKDPASGMCQSPCLNLPMKPQENNSTVKKEHLPPPHDEKPTCKTGSPEKKSEPERREKYPLGSSAQSQRHSNDGSGEEGPVGDSRSYQAPSPSNGLNCKSSAVPKDTSLSNREKSPKSFSSLHVVSKDEVNPAGNREKQPGFKKYKALSSKTLVRHEKDAAEREGSGQAAGQTSEKKAELEDCSKETPFSKYTVESYSEGSLDSDFKPLIIRVTDTFKHHS